In the genome of Mercurialis annua linkage group LG8, ddMerAnnu1.2, whole genome shotgun sequence, the window ACAAAAAGGGTCTTCCATAAGAAATGCTTATACTATGGGTTCTAATAGTTCAACTGACCTACCAAGTGACACTCCTTTGCCTCAACCGTCTGAGCTAGTGCAAGATAATACAACAAGTATTATTCTTACTTATTAAGAATGAAATAGCCtgtgatttttctttttctttttttaaattatattatgcaTAGAAGTAGCCATTCACTTTCTGTTATGGTTATTTGAAGATTCAGGaggtaaaaataaaaagaaaaaagggcGAGGAAGGAATATGATAAAAGAAGTCGCTGGCTTGAAAAGGGGGGAGAAGTTGAATGTGACATTTTACAACAATCGTGCAGTTGGACAGAATCATAAATGCTTTACGAGACATTTGGGGAAAATTATTCGTGATCGTCAAATTTGTCCTTTAAATGTGAGATCATGGAAGGAAATTCCCGAAGAAAGAAAGAACCATATGTGGGATTCGGTCACGGTATTTCTTAAAACAATTGAATCTTTTTGCTTTGTTTCAACTCTTGATTTTCTTCTTTATATTTAAGCTTTAAAGGATGAAAAATATTACAACTTTTATAGGAAAAGTTTGAAGCTGATGACCTATTAGATCATCGAGATGATGTCCTCCACCATATGAGAGAGCTATGGAATAAATGGAGGGGAAAGATGCATATCAAAAATGTAAAGAACATGTCAGAACAAGAAGCATTGAACTGTGTGCCTAATGGAGTACATAAAGACGATTGGGAATGGTTGGTGAAGAACTATTACtctgataaaaaatataaggtaTGACGTACTTTTAAACTCaaatgaatttatataaggTATCAAAAAATTTGTCttatattttttcgtttaattTTACATATGTTAGGAAGTAAGCATCCGCAATTCACACCGTAGATCCAAGTTAACAATGCCACATCGTACGGGAAGCAAGCCTGTGAGAGAGATCATTTATGAAATGGTAAACTACATTGAATTACTATTTCTGTTTATGTTTACCTCTTAATATGTGCTATTTTTTTTGGTGAAGGGAGGTAAAGAAGGTAACCCACCAGACGTGGCTGTTGTATTTCATGCAAGTCATAGTAAGAACGGCAAGCTTATTGAACttgaaacaattgaaaaatatgtatgttactaatttatatatttgtttgttgatttttatcattattgatactaaaattgaaattgtttgatTGTTGTATTAATATTATCTTTTTAACATTGTATTATATTGTAGGATGAAATTCAAGAAGTTATTCGCTCAGAACCATCTCTTTCACGTATTGAATTAGTTGATAAATGTTTCAAAACTCAGAATCATGGCCATGTGGTTTGTTTTGGTGGTGGAGTAAAGCGAAAAGACTTGGATGGTTCATCTTCTAGAAAAGCAGAACTTGTAGAAGAAAATCGCTCAATGAAAGTTCGCTTAAGTTCATTAGAAGAAGAATTTCAAAAGCTAAAGGAAATGTTTTTATCTCAACAAAGTACCAACTTTCAGCCTCCATGTTCTTCACCCCCGGCTGAAGACCTTATGTATTAAATCATATTGCAGGTATGGACTATTAATTATCCAAACTGTTATTTATATAATGCATTTCATCTCCAAGTTTTGTTGATTATGTGcaaataatttgatttcaaactttAAGAAACTATAGATTACTTATATGTATAAATGCAATTATGAAATTTGCTGCATGCTTGAAAAATTTAACGTTTAAATAAGCTAGTTTATTGGTATaattagaaagaaaatgaaTCAATGCCAAAAGTGAGGTAATTTTCTGCTCACTTGAGTTACTTGATATGATTTTGTTTCGTGCAAAGTATATAATTGAAGACTTTATAATGTTTCCCAAATTAGATCTTGCACCTGTAATTGGTAGATTTCAGAATTATATTACATTTTCTCTAGTTGTTTGGAAGTAgaaatttatcattttgttggttTATTGGCTGTAATTTTATTGATTCTTAGCATTTTTTTGTTGCTTGTATAGAGAGTTTAGTGGTGAAATAGAAAGATAATTGCTCATATAAGTTTAGCGAACTATTAGTAATGATATCAATACAGAAATGGACCGTCGTCATGCTATTTTATAGCTACTATTGCTATTCGCTAagtttttatttctatattgATTACTTAATAGTTTACAATTGTGTAGAGTATTAAGACTTGCATATTTCAATTGTTATAAGCTTGTATTACGTGCATTTCTTGGTAGTTCTAATTTTGGGGGTTTTGAAATGTATACTCtgccttgaattttttttgtaatgaacATGTTTGAGCTTAAAACATATTGTTTACCCAATCTTATTTACTGCAATTATGTCTGCCAAATTGCTCTTTTAATTTAGTTACTTAATTTATcctaataatataatatagtttTAATCCACGTTCTTTTTATTACAGGTGGGTCTACGAACAACACCGTACGAAAATCGTgcatcaaaaattatttttgaatcagGCACATTCTTTTTGGATAGACTAGAATTATTTctgttttgaaaatatttaggcattttatatttttggattATTGGAGGTAAAACTATTTTGTGGTTTGTAGTTCCtaaaaattgtgtttttagaTGTCTAATATTTGTGAACGATTTAAAAATTGTTGAACATCTTGTTACAATTGTaagtataattattttgtacaaTTATAGAAATATTACTTTGTTATAATATTTGGTCTCACATTTAtagtataattaaaatagatttgaTCTCATTAAAACATAAAgccgtttaaaatattacataataATTAACATGTTTATTGCGATCGGATTTGTAGTCACAACAactaaaaattcaataattaaaatattttttgtgacCGGATTCCGGTAACAAATAATGTAATATACTGTTGCAGTTAATTTGAATAAGCTATTAATTCTGAATATAGAGACCGGATTTTGGTCACTAATACTAAATAAAATGGTCGCTATTAGTAAAAGTTAccgttatatataaataataatgaaGGGAACTCGGTCACAGATATAAATAGTTTCGGTCGCAAAAAAGTTATAAGCGACTAGAAAAGTTCCTGTCGCTAAAACATTTTTGCGTCCGACACCAATTCCGGTCCCTAATTACTATTAGGGCCGAGGCTTATAGCGTCCGTTGGCGACCGGAATATTTCGATCGCTAAAAGTTAATAGAGACCGAACTGTTGCTTTTAAGGACCGGTTTTCCGGTCGCTATTGAGCTGTTTTCTTGTAGTGTAGATTAGAAAACATTCGTAGAAGTTTCCgatattgaatttaatttttatggattaaatgatttggttatgctcaacTTATGTAATTACactatgattttaaaataaaatttgttttattaatttgatttttgttcaAACATTTTGGTTTATTGATAgaaaggtatttttgtaaataaagagATTTACATTGGTAAATTTTACGTCCTGATAGGAAGAAAggaattttgtcaaatttgattcaaaaagaaaaattacttttttcggttgaacgattcttcatatcgtgtttttgtttgagagtaAGACTTAAGAGCGACTTAAATTC includes:
- the LOC126661173 gene encoding uncharacterized protein LOC126661173, whose amino-acid sequence is MQPAKAKNRAESNLRPGKIKYIKQGLLGKASGQGLRQMISEDGSRPINSLKSATSTPITQFGIEQGITEGEKQRKVELERKAKLDEIAQKQRQREIEKEEKRRIYCASSRPSYPSAVSYPELGTSSVAAAAGKYVPIYNRDKEGPRNGGSREPPSDWGARQTPAIDGDPWQPPPNSDRWASSTRTEVPNPPSDRRRDGSSKSTCSSSKEGALQKGSSIRNAYTMGSNSSTDLPSDTPLPQPSELVQDNTTNSGGKNKKKKGRGRNMIKEVAGLKRGEKLNVTFYNNRAVGQNHKCFTRHLGKIIRDRQICPLNVRSWKEIPEERKNHMWDSVTEKFEADDLLDHRDDVLHHMRELWNKWRGKMHIKNVKNMSEQEALNCVPNGVHKDDWEWLVKNYYSDKKYKEVSIRNSHRRSKLTMPHRTGSKPVREIIYEMGGKEGNPPDVAVVFHASHSKNGKLIELETIEKYDEIQEVIRSEPSLSRIELVDKCFKTQNHGHVVCFGGGVKRKDLDGSSSRKAELVEENRSMKVRLSSLEEEFQKLKEMFLSQQSTNFQPPCSSPPAEDLMY